The Spodoptera frugiperda isolate SF20-4 chromosome 9, AGI-APGP_CSIRO_Sfru_2.0, whole genome shotgun sequence genome contains a region encoding:
- the LOC118271506 gene encoding TNF receptor-associated factor 2, giving the protein MSLTRLGQSVDGTAGRGPKDSPCYFCNELFEMGQLQNHLKICGSILEQCPLRCGAWIQRKHKETHVKDCPKMEKTRTSSSHVSAPAPAPPPPVPVSNHTWSPRQVPLDDCVSYLEKEVASIKLVLTEESGHRDVQSTEIENIRSKLVLVEERSQHFLSTLVSLRAAVDDEAERSANWAAQFKHDLANVQLALQELQSQQLTTVMRLESAVSSLVHEQHERELLEQALTQHDNRIRAVNKLEEVINYIRQTVEEERERNAENRAALEAELMEARRSSEQLANLSALRMQLQATSDERPAMDRVAVLEVATADARAELSEHSTKVDAVLRDLRALTKSYHKMRNELADFQSKVTFDRNELGSEDGRFIWRIDKFLARMKEAKENDTVLSSPIFRTSKYGYTLKAEINLNGIGKWKGRHITSTVRLVAGPYDALLEWPCDLNINIVLRDQPNNRNQAMDIVKSLQLKRKSSSKRHDYDDGGDDEKTKSSDTLDKSVTQLKRQYIFIPHTSLDKFEYVKNDVMFIEFIVNQ; this is encoded by the exons ATGAGCCTCACCAGGTTGGGTCAGAGTGTGGACGGGACGGCGGGGAGGGGGCCCAAGGACAGTCCTTGTTACTTCTGCAATGAACTCTTTGAAATGGGACAGTTACAG AACCACCTGAAGATATGTGGCAGTATCCTGGAGCAGTGCCCGCTGCGCTGCGGAGCCTGGATACAGAGGAAGCACAAGGAGACACACGTCAAGGACTGCCCCAAGATGGAAAAG ACGCGCACATCGTCGAGTCACGTGAGCGCGCCAGCGCCGGCGCCGCCACCACCAGTACCAGTCTCCAACCACACTTGGTCTCCACGACAGGTGCCCCTCGACGACTGCGTGTCCTATTTGGAGAAGGAAGTCGCTTCCATCAA ATTAGTCCTAACAGAAGAGTCAGGACACCGCGACGTGCAGTCGACGGAGATAGAGAACATTCGTTCGAAGCTGGTTCTGGTGGAGGAACGCAGCCAGCACTTCCTTTCAACCCTCGTGTCCTTGAGGGCAGCGGTAGACGATGAAGCCGAGAGGTCTGCCAACTGGGCTGCACAGTTCAAACATGATCTGGCCAATGTGCAGCTAGCACTGCAG GAGCTGCAAAGCCAGCAGTTGACTACAGTGATGAGGCTGGAGAGCGCAGTGAGCAGCCTGGTGCACGAGCAGCACGAGCGGGAGCTACTGGAGCAGGCGCTCACACAACATGACAATAGGATCAGGGCGGTCAACAAACTTG AGGAAGTAATAAACTACATAAGGCAGACAGTGGAAGAGGAGAGAGAGAGGAACGCGGAGAACCGCGCGGCGCTGGAGGCGGAGCTGATGGAGGCCAGGCGGTCCTCGGAGCAGCTCGCCAACCTGTCGGCGCTGAGGATGCAGCTGCAGGCCACGTCTGATGAGAGGCCG GCTATGGACCGCGTGGCAGTACTGGAAGTGGCGACAGCGGACGCTCGAGCAGAGTTGTCGGAACACTCCACGAAAGTAGACGCAGTGCTCCGAGACTTGCGCGCCCTCACCAAGTCCTACCATAAGATGAGGAACGAGCTCGCTGACTTCCAGTCCAAGGTCACCTTCGATAGGAATGAGCTGGGATCTGAGGACG GTCGCTTCATATGGAGGATAGACAAGTTCCTGGCTCGAATGAAGGAGGCCAAGGAGAACGACACCGTGCTGAGCAGCCCTATCTTCCGGACCAGCAAGTATGGATACACGTTGAAG GCAGAAATCAACCTGAACGGTATCGGCAAATGGAAGGGTCGCCACATAACGTCAACAGTCCGGCTGGTGGCTGGACCGTACGATGCTCTGCTGGAGTGGCCCTGCGACCTGAACATCAACATCGTACTCCGAGACCAGCCCAATAACAGGAACCAG GCAATGGACATAGTGAAATCACTGCAACTGAAGCGAAAATCATCGTCCAAGCGACATGACTACGATGACGGCGGTGATGATGAGAAGACCAAGTCTTCAGACACCCTGGACAAGTCAGTCACCCAGCTGAAGAGGCAGTACATCTTCATACCACACACTAGTCTGGACAAGTTCGAATATGTTAAGAATGATgtcatgtttattgaatttattgttaatCAGTAA
- the LOC118271503 gene encoding NEDD8 ultimate buster 1-like, translated as MDNNLQHEDLLIKLRAKLNQEKVKLWEPPFITQDNEITQDFKDISAKYAKDLSLETDVVQQALRELQLHSLERSKDNEEFKETGFATFRVKATIPGEKPKMMKFQKKLEGLGSELIAAIAAEIGVTENRVKLIFNGKVIKPTPSLEQQGLKNGATLMALVMAETPEEVKKEENMYMEMKTVRDDATLLSEYVDELADDEEYIKLEDQSGATVELPPAERRALVVGLALHERGRTAARHHDYPLALVLFLEADRQLSECRSSILKSVDNWAVLQLDVAWSYLCLRSLPHAGDAAARLARAEAAFKDSYGEDHARLIALKGSAANERVLLMRMYLLQGIVCYHQNKRSEARALLAKAETELNALRVDEESVLTLMELGWSRAAARAGLRAAAGHVDTAHHYLADRRAQRDRARDAHRNERQRRLLGVCEDGSQINLQLVEALVGMGYPRGLAICALRNSNNHVAEAVRLIQEQPELLEDSDRSSDDASTISSDDSNIVPDNKLVAELEAMGYDGAQARAALRMSRNHISGAVDRLVAGNGVVHRNDDPEDPSTSAGVVSKKKKTKKEHKKDKKRKERDQALRRLTAAIKTEEDDYLDTSLTEEEEFLAQYKSLL; from the exons ATGgataataatttacaacatgaagatttgttgataaaattacgCGCTAAACTGAACCAGGAGAAGGTGAAATTATGGGAACCTCCGTTCATCACCCAAGATAATGAAATCACGCAAGATTTTAAg GATATTTCGGCAAAATACGCGAAAGACCTCTCCTTGGAAACTGACGTAGTGCAGCAAGCTTTGCGGGAACTGCAGTTACACTCGCTGGAGCGGTCTAAAGACAATGAGGAGTTCAAGGAGACAGGGTTTGCCACCTTCAGGGTCAAAGCCACCATACCTGGTGAGAAACCCAAGATGATGAAGTTTCAGAAGAAGCTTGAGGGTCTCGGGTCTGAACTGATAGCTGCTATTGCTGCTGAGATTGGAGTTACGGagaatag AGTGAAGTTAATATTCAACGGGAAAGTGATAAAGCCTACCCCTAGCTTGGAACAACAAGGGTTGAAGAATGGAGCTACTCTGATGGCTCTTGTGATGGCAG AAACCCCGGAGGAAGTGAAGAAAGAGGAGAACATGTACATGGAGATGAAGACAGTCCGGGACGATGCCACGCTGCTGTCCGAGTATGTCGACGAGCTGGCTGATGATGAGGAGTATATAAAG CTGGAGGACCAGTCGGGCGCGACAGTAGAGCTGCCCCCGGCGGAGCGGCGCGCGCTGGTGGTGGGGCTGGCGCTGCACGAGCGGGGCCGCACCGCCGCGCGCCACCACGACTACCCACTCGCGCTCGTACTCTTCCTCGAGGCTGACCGACAGCTCAG CGAGTGTCGGTCGTCGATCCTGAAGTCGGTGGACaactgggcggtgctgcagctGGACGTGGCGTGGAGCTACCTGTGCCTGCGCAGCCTGCCGCACGCGGGCGACGCGGCGGCGCGCCTGGCGCGGGCCGAGGCCGCCTTCAAGGACTCCTACGGGGAGGACCACGCCCGGCTCATCGCGCTCAAAGGCAGTGCTG CGAACGAGCGCGTGCTACTGATGCGCATGTACCTGCTGCAAGGCATCGTGTGCTACCACCAGAACAAGCGCAGCGAGGCGCGCGCACTGCTCGCCAAGGCAGAGACCGAACTCAACGCGCTCAGG GTGGACGAGGAGTCGGTGCTGACGCTGATGGAGCTGGGCTGGTCGCGCGCGGCGGCCCGCGCCGGgctgcgcgccgccgccggACACGTGGACACGGCGCACCACTACCTCGCCGACCGCCGCGCGCAGCGGGACCGCGCCCGGGACGCGCACCGGAACGAGAG ACAGCGTCGCCTACTAGGTGTGTGTGAGGACGGCTCCCAAATAAACCTTCAACTGGTGGAGGCGCTGGTGGGTATGGGATACCCGCGGGGCCTCGCCATCTGTGCTCTCAGGAACTCCAACAACCACGTGGCCGAGGCTGTCAGGCTCATACAGGAACAACCTGAACTG TTGGAAGACAGCGACAGGTCCTCGGACGACGCGTCCACCATCAGCTCGGACGACTCCAACATCGTGCCCGACAACAAGCTCGTCGCGGAG CTGGAGGCGATGGGCTACGACGGGGCGCAGGCGCGGGCCGCGCTGCGCATGTCGCGGAACCACATCAGCGGCGCCGTCGACCGACTCGTCGCCGGGAACGGAGTCGTGCACA GAAATGATGACCCTGAGGACCCGTCCACCAGTGCAGGAGTTGTCTCTAAGAAGAAGAAGACTAAGAAGGAACACAAGAAagacaaaaa gaGGAAAGAGCGGGATCAAGCTCTGCGCCGCCTGACGGCAGCTATAAAGACTGAAGAAGATGACTACCTGGACACCTCCCTCACTGAGGAGGAGGAGTTCCTCGCACAGTACAAGTCACTCCTCTAG
- the LOC118271516 gene encoding uncharacterized protein LOC118271516 isoform X3, which translates to MFLNKICVATILLSIHAANTYILLTANLEDVHALAKQIAAFPIAQQLHKIFRRTSTIFNQHAQGNGDSKQKTYMKSKPLTGDTRQQPQMRTDPSLDDEPDYLNNEKDFRYSDTDVDAPIGPKKDVPLLNDDDEVEVWKPDPKVIEEELNAKMPDDTSNEYSDEDVGQVKRRRQMGPDLVTLGKNASFYLKSIKKIFENI; encoded by the exons ATGTTTCTGAACAAGATCTGTGTAGCAA CTATCCTTCTATCAATCCACGCTGCGAATACCTACATACTTCTAACTGCAAACCTGGAGGATGTGCACGCACTGGCGAAGCAGATTGCTGCATTTCCCATAGCCCAGCAGCTTCACAAGATATTCCGCCGAACTTCCACTATTTTCAACCAGCATGCTCAAGGAAATGGTGATTCCAAACAGAAGACATACATGAAAAGTAAACCCTTGACTGGAGATACAAGACAGCAGCCGCAGATGAGGACTGATCCAAGTTTGGACGATGAGCCTGACtacttaaataatgaaaaagacTTCAGATACTCAGATACTGATGTTGATGCTCCAATAGGACCCAAAAAAGATG TCCCATTGTTGAACGATGACGATGAAGTTGAGGTGTGGAAGCCAGATCCTAAAG TAATAGAAGAAGAGTTGAACGCTAAAATGCCGGACGACACTTCAAACGAATATTCTGATGAAGATGTCGGCCAGGTGAAGAGGCGGCGCCAGATGGGACCGGACCTGGTAACTCTCGGGAAGAATGCCAGCTTCTATCTCAAATCTATCAAGAAGATATTCGAGAACATTTAG
- the LOC118271516 gene encoding uncharacterized protein LOC118271516 isoform X1 — MFLNKICVATILLSIHAANTYILLTANLEDVHALAKQIAAFPIAQQLHKIFRRTSTIFNQHAQGNSDPKQKTYMKSKPLTGDTRQQPQMRTAPSLDDEPDYLNNEKDFRYSDTDVDAPIGPKKDVPLLNDDDEVEVWKPDPKVIEEELNAKMPDDTSNEYSDEDVGQVKRRRQMGPDLVTLGKNASFYLKSIKKIFENI; from the exons ATGTTTCTGAACAAGATCTGTGTAGCAA CTATCCTTCTTTCAATCCACGCTgcgaatacatacatacttctaACTGCAAACCTGGAGGATGTGCACGCACTGGCGAAGCAGATTGCTGCATTTCCCATAGCCCAGCAGCTTCACAAGATATTCCGCCGAACTTCCACTATATTCAACCAGCATGCTCAAGGGAATAGTGATCCCAAACAAAAGACATACATGAAAAGTAAACCCTTGACTGGAGATACAAGACAGCAGCCGCAGATGAGGACTGCTCCAAGTTTGGATGACGAGCCTGACtacttaaataatgaaaaagacTTCAGATACTCTGATACTGATGTTGATGCTCCAATAGGACCCAAAAAAGATG TCCCACTGTTGAACGATGACGATGAAGTTGAAGTGTGGAAACCAGATCCAAAAG TAATAGAAGAAGAGTTGAACGCTAAAATGCCGGACGACACTTCAAACGAATATTCTGATGAAGATGTCGGCCAGGTGAAGAGGCGGCGCCAGATGGGACCGGACCTGGTAACTCTCGGGAAGAATGCCAGCTTCTATCTCAAATCTATCAAGAAGATATTCGAGAACATTTAG
- the LOC118271516 gene encoding uncharacterized protein LOC118271516 isoform X2, with protein sequence MFLNKICVATILLSIHAANTYILLTANLEDVHALAKQIAAFPIAQQLHKIFRRTSTIFNQHAQGNSDPKQKTYMKSKPLTGDTRQQPQMRTAPSLDDEPDYLNNEKDFRYSDTDVDAPIGPKKDVPLLNDDDEVEVWKPDPKVIEEELNAKMPDDTSNEYSDEDVGQVKRRRQMGPDLVTLGKNASFYLKSIKKIFENI encoded by the exons ATGTTTCTGAACAAGATCTGTGTAGCAA CTATCCTTCTTTCAATCCACGCTgcgaatacatacatacttctaACTGCAAACCTGGAGGATGTGCACGCACTGGCGAAGCAGATTGCTGCATTTCCCATAGCCCAGCAGCTTCACAAGATATTCCGCCGAACTTCCACTATATTCAACCAGCATGCTCAAGGGAATAGTGATCCCAAACAAAAGACATACATGAAAAGTAAACCCTTGACTGGAGATACAAGACAGCAGCCGCAGATGAGGACTGCTCCAAGTTTGGATGACGAGCCTGACtacttaaataatgaaaaagacTTCAGATACTCTGATACTGATGTTGATGCTCCAATAGGACCCAAAAAAGATG TCCCACTGTTGAACGATGACGATGAAGTTGAAGTGTGGAAACCAGATCCAAAAG TAATAGAAGAAGAGTTGAACGCTAAAATGCCGGACGACACTTCAAACGAATATTCTGACGAAGATGTCGGCCAAGTGAAGAGGCGGCGCCAGATGGGACCGGACCTGGTAACTCTCGGGAAGAATGCCAGCTTCTATCTCAAATCTATCAAGAAGATCTTCGAGAACATTTAG